Below is a genomic region from Candidatus Schekmanbacteria bacterium RIFCSPLOWO2_02_FULL_38_14.
AGAAATCACTTTCTCTAGTTTCTAAAGTAAAAGAGGAAAAGGCAAATTATACTACTAAAAAAAGCAACGAGCTGTTTTTCCAAAGAGATTTTTTATGGATTTATAACACTGACTTTTTAAAAACAGAATCTATTAACGAAAGTTCAATAGATTTAATTGTGACCTCTCCCCCGTATAATGTTGATATTAAATATAATTCACATAATGATACTATGTCTTATGAGGACTATCTTTTATTCACAAGGGAATGGCTTACAAAGAGTTACAAATTAATTAAAGATGACGGAAGGTTTTGTCTGAATATTCCCTTAGATAAAAATAAGGGTGGTCAACAAAGTATATGTGCAGATATTACAACTATTGCTAAGCAAGTAGGTTTCAAATATCATTCTACAATAATTTGGAATGAGCAAAATATTTCCCGAAGGACAGCATGGGGTTCTTGGCTTTCAGCATCCGCTCCTTATGTAATAGCACCTGTTGAAGTTATTGTTATTCTTTATAAAAAAGTATGGAAAAAGACAAGTGGTAGCAGAAAATCAGATATAACTAAACAAGAGTTTATGGATTGGACAAATGGAGTTTGGAC
It encodes:
- a CDS encoding DNA methyltransferase, encoding MFFQRDFLWIYNTDFLKTESINESSIDLIVTSPPYNVDIKYNSHNDTMSYEDYLLFTREWLTKSYKLIKDDGRFCLNIPLDKNKGGQQSICADITTIAKQVGFKYHSTIIWNEQNISRRTAWGSWLSASAPYVIAPVEVIVILYKKVWKKTSGSRKSDITKQEFMDWTNGVWTFHGQSKKGAGGHPAPFPVELPKRCIKLFSFVGDTVLDPFLGSGSTLLACFQTGRKGIGIEIDRKYCELAEKRLLTEGQLNQLKLNVTG